The DNA window CCGGGATCTTCGGGCTCGCCGTCGCCGAGGAGTACGGCGGTTCCGGGGGCTCGCTCGACGACCTCGCCGTCTTCTACACCGAGACGGGCCGCGCCCTGTGCCCGACGATGGTGCACAGCACCGTGCATGCGGTCCTGGCGATCGACCAGCTGGGTACGCCCGCGCCGAAGGCGGCCTGGCTGCCGCCGCTGGCCCACGGCGGCCTCCGCGGCGCCACGGCGTTGTGGAACGCCCGCGACGCCGCGGCCGTATCGCCTGCCGTGCAAGCCGTTCCGGAGCCGATGCGCTGGCGGCTCAGCGGAACCGTCGACTACGTCGCCGACGCCGACGTCGCCGACCTCGTCGTGGTGTCGGCCGCCGCGCCCGGCCGCACCCTCGTCCTCGTCGTCGACACCCGCGCCGACGGGCTCGCCGTCGAGCCCCTCGACATGGCCGGCGGGCACCGGGCTTTCACCGTGCGCTTCGACGACGTGGCGGTGCCGGCCGACGCGCTGCTCGGCGACGGCGTGGGCGAGCCCGCGCTGCGCCGGCTGGCCAACACGGCGGCGGCATTGGGATCGCTGGACCTGGTGGGCATCGGCCAGGCGGTGCTGGAGCGCACCGTGGAATACACCACGCTGCGTCATCAGTTCGGCCGGGCGATCGCGTCGTTCCAGGCCGCCCAGCACCTGGTCGCCGATATGCACATCGCCCTGGCGGCAGCGCGTCTGGCCGCACACGCGGCGGTCTTCCGGATCGCCCGCGGGCACACCGGGACCCGGGAGACGGCCGTCGCCCGCATGCACGCCGCCCGCGCGGCCCGGCTGATCACCCTGAACGCGCATCAGTTGCACGGCGGGATGGGGTATGTGACCGAGACGGACCTGCATCTGTGGAGCGAACGGGCCCGGCTGGGCTCGACGCTCGGAGGCGGGGCCGACGTCGCCGCGGCATGGCTGGAGGAGGCCCCGAACGATGAACGATGACAGCCTGATCGACGCCGAGTCGGCGTCGCGGGTGGGCACGGTCGCCGCCGCGGCGACGGGCGAGGTGAACCGGCGCGACTGGCAACGCTGGGCGGCCGCGGTCGGCGACCGCAACCCGCTGTGGTTCGACCCCGAGTACGCCCGGGCCAACGGGTATCGCGACGTCATCTGCCCGCCGCTGTTCCTGCAGTACGCCGTGCTGGGCGTCACGCACCTCGACACGCTGCGGCCCGACGGTTCCTCCGGCGCCGTCTCGGGCAGCCTGGCGTTCCCCCGCGCCCCCAAGCGGATGGCGGGCGGGGAGAGCTTCACCTTCCACCTGCCCGCCTATCACCGGGACCAGATCGACATGGTCCGCACCATCGAGTCGATCACCGAAAAAGAAGGCCGCTCGGGCGGATTCGTTCTCGTGACCTGGCACACGATCTACCGCAACCAGCACGGCGACCTGGTCGCCGAAGCCTCCACCTCGATGATCGCCCGGCCTTAGGAGCGCCTTGACCGACCGACAGGTCTTTTTCGACGACGTCAGCGCGGGGGAGCAGATCCCGGCGCTGAACGTCACCGTCGACGAAACCCAGCTGTTCTTCTTCAGCGCCGCCACCTACAACGGCCACCGCATCCACTACGACAAGCAGTGGGCGCATGAGGAAGGCTACGACGACGTGCTGGTCCAGGGCCCGTTGCAGGCGGCGCTGCTGGCGCGCGCGGTCGGCGACTGGATCGGCGGACGCGGTCGCCTGGTGTCCTTCTCGGTGCAGAACCGGGCCGTGGCCTATCCCGGCGAGTCGCTGCAATTCGGCGGGGTCATCACCGGCACCCGCCTCGCCGACGGGGGTGCCGGGCTGGTGGACCTCGACATCGCCGGCCGCCGCGGGGACACCGTGCTGATGCCCGGGACGGCGACGGTGCAGCTGCCCCGGCGCGGAACGCCGGCATGACGGGGCTGCGCGGCCAGGCGGCCATCGTCGGCATCGCCGAGTTGCCCGCCGAACGACGGCCGACCGCGCCGCCCTCGTTCACCCTCGACCAGTACGCCGCGTTGGCGAAGCTGGTCGTCGAGGACGCCGGCGTCGACCCCGCCGCCGTCAACGGTCTGATCACCCACGGCGTGGCCGAATCGGCGATGTTCGCGCCCGCCACGCTGTGCGAATACCTGGGCCTGGCACTGGATTTCGGCGAACGGGTCGACCTGGGCGGAGCCACCTCGGCGGGAATGGTGTGGCGGGCCGCGGCCGCGGTGGAACTGGGCGTCTGCGATGCGGTGCTGGCCGTCGTACCCGGATCGGCAGCGCTGCCCCGGTCGGCGACCAGGCCGGCCGCCGCCCCGAATTGGTATGGGGCGTCGTCGAACAACTACGGGTCACCCCAGGCCGAGTTCGAAATCCCCTACGGCAACGTGGGCCAGAACGCACCGTATGCGCAGATCGCCCAGCGGTACGCGGCCGAGTTCGGCTACGACCCGGCCGCGATCGCCGAGATCGCGGTGGACCAACGCACCAACGCGTGCGCGCACCCGGGCGCGGTGTTCCACGGCACCCCGATCACCGTGGACGACGTTCTCGCCAGCCCGATGATCGCCGACCCGATCCACATGCTGGAAACGGTGATGCGGGTGCACGGGGGAGCGGGTGTGCTGATCGCCAACGCCGACCTCGCGCGCCGCAGCCGGCATCGGCCCGTGTGGATCACCGGCTTCGGCGAGCACATCGCGTTCAAGACCCCGACCTACGCCGCGGACCTGCTGCGCACGCCGATCGCCCGGGCCGCCGACAAGGCGTTCGCGATGGCCGGGCTGAGCCGCTCCGACGTCGACGTGGCGTCGATCTACGACTGCTACACGATCACGGTGCTGATGAGCCTGGAGGATGCGGGCTTCTGCGCGAAAGGCAAAGGCATGCAATGGGTCACCGACCACGACCTGACCTACCGCGGTGATTTCCCGCTCAACACCGCCGGCGGCCAGCTCTCCTACGGGCAGGCCGGCATGGCGGGCGGCATGCACCACGTCGTCGACGGCGCCCGCCAGATCATGGGCCGGGCCGGCGACGCGCAGGTGCGCGACTGCCACACCGCGTTCGTCACCGGCAACGGCGGCATCATGAGCGAGCAGGTGGCGCTGCTCCTGCGAGGGGACTGACCGTGACCGTGAACCCCACCGAACCCCGACCCGTCCCCGAGCCCACGCCCGTCTCCCGGCCGTTCTGGGACGGACTGGCCCAACACCGCATCATGGTGCAGTACTCGCCGTCGGCGGGCCGCTACGTGTTCTATCCCCGCACGCTGGCCCCCGGGACGCTGGCCGACGACCTGGAATGGCGTGAAATCGACGGCGCCGGAACCCTGTACACGTTCACCGTGGCCCGCAGGCCCACCGGGCCGCCCTGGGCCGATGCGCTGCCCCAGTTGCTCGCGGTGGTCGAGTGGGACGCCGGGCCGCGGATCAGCACCGAATTGGTCGACGTCGACGCGCGCGACGTCCGGATAGGAATGCGAGTGATGCCGGTGTTCTGTGATCTCCCCGATGCCGGGATCACCCTGCTGAAGTACCGGCCCG is part of the Mycobacterium sp. HUMS_12744610 genome and encodes:
- a CDS encoding acyl-CoA dehydrogenase family protein, yielding MRLLPTDEQREFASAARALLAAECPVSLVRSLSQPGADRSAPALWKALAAAGIFGLAVAEEYGGSGGSLDDLAVFYTETGRALCPTMVHSTVHAVLAIDQLGTPAPKAAWLPPLAHGGLRGATALWNARDAAAVSPAVQAVPEPMRWRLSGTVDYVADADVADLVVVSAAAPGRTLVLVVDTRADGLAVEPLDMAGGHRAFTVRFDDVAVPADALLGDGVGEPALRRLANTAAALGSLDLVGIGQAVLERTVEYTTLRHQFGRAIASFQAAQHLVADMHIALAAARLAAHAAVFRIARGHTGTRETAVARMHAARAARLITLNAHQLHGGMGYVTETDLHLWSERARLGSTLGGGADVAAAWLEEAPNDER
- a CDS encoding MaoC family dehydratase, encoding MNDDSLIDAESASRVGTVAAAATGEVNRRDWQRWAAAVGDRNPLWFDPEYARANGYRDVICPPLFLQYAVLGVTHLDTLRPDGSSGAVSGSLAFPRAPKRMAGGESFTFHLPAYHRDQIDMVRTIESITEKEGRSGGFVLVTWHTIYRNQHGDLVAEASTSMIARP
- a CDS encoding MaoC/PaaZ C-terminal domain-containing protein gives rise to the protein MTDRQVFFDDVSAGEQIPALNVTVDETQLFFFSAATYNGHRIHYDKQWAHEEGYDDVLVQGPLQAALLARAVGDWIGGRGRLVSFSVQNRAVAYPGESLQFGGVITGTRLADGGAGLVDLDIAGRRGDTVLMPGTATVQLPRRGTPA
- a CDS encoding thiolase family protein; protein product: MTGLRGQAAIVGIAELPAERRPTAPPSFTLDQYAALAKLVVEDAGVDPAAVNGLITHGVAESAMFAPATLCEYLGLALDFGERVDLGGATSAGMVWRAAAAVELGVCDAVLAVVPGSAALPRSATRPAAAPNWYGASSNNYGSPQAEFEIPYGNVGQNAPYAQIAQRYAAEFGYDPAAIAEIAVDQRTNACAHPGAVFHGTPITVDDVLASPMIADPIHMLETVMRVHGGAGVLIANADLARRSRHRPVWITGFGEHIAFKTPTYAADLLRTPIARAADKAFAMAGLSRSDVDVASIYDCYTITVLMSLEDAGFCAKGKGMQWVTDHDLTYRGDFPLNTAGGQLSYGQAGMAGGMHHVVDGARQIMGRAGDAQVRDCHTAFVTGNGGIMSEQVALLLRGD
- a CDS encoding Zn-ribbon domain-containing OB-fold protein — protein: MNPTEPRPVPEPTPVSRPFWDGLAQHRIMVQYSPSAGRYVFYPRTLAPGTLADDLEWREIDGAGTLYTFTVARRPTGPPWADALPQLLAVVEWDAGPRISTELVDVDARDVRIGMRVMPVFCDLPDAGITLLKYRPA